A genomic window from Malassezia vespertilionis chromosome 6, complete sequence includes:
- the lsm7 gene encoding U6 snRNP-associated protein Lsm7 (COG:A; antiSMASH:Cluster_1; EggNog:ENOG503P56M) has translation MAERTRGNHGFSGRGGGRGGGRGGARGTAPQEKSKKEAILNLEKYVDAQVRVKFAGGREVIGVLKGYDQLMNLVMDEVEETLFDESGNATTRRPLGLAVLRGTALILISPMDGMDMIEKYAAAPY, from the exons ATGGCGGAGCGG ACGCGTGGAAATCATGGATTTagcggccgcggcggcggacGTGGCGGTGGacgtggcggcgcgcgcggcacggccCCCCAGGAAAAAAGCAAAAAAGAAGCGATCCTGAACTTGGAAAAATATGTCGACGCGCAAGTCCGCGTCAAGTTTGCCGGGGGGCGTGAGG TTATTGGGGTCTTGAAGGGGTACGACCAGCTCATGAACCTCGTGATGGACGAGGTGGAGGAGACGCTCTTTGACGAGTCTGGCAATGCCACCACGCGGCGTCCGCTGGGCctcgcggtgctgcgcgggACCGCACTGATCCTCATCAGTCCTATGGATGGGATGGATATGATTGAAAAGTACGCTGCGGCACCATACTAA
- a CDS encoding uncharacterized protein (EggNog:ENOG503NUJ6; COG:U; antiSMASH:Cluster_1; TransMembrane:1 (n11-22c26/27o293-310i); SECRETED:SignalP(1-26); BUSCO:EOG092640BS) produces MHFKQSSRGGLVTVLVLLTMLIMAYTELCDYWSPHYLYTFSNADHMSSNMQINLDMTVAVPCRDVTVDLRDVTGESVHYMPANIAKDSTEFLAQKERADTYVLLLSHTSRRKKMRLAQFVRKPNTRHPIDRISKRVSKYGANDPATGFAPTNPLVPDGEACRVYGTLLVRRVTGNLHITVVNKQMWSGMPGGTWSNTSHAIHELSFGVLYPDMAEPLDSMVTVAPEVGAVFQYFISVVPTRYLRNGKTEVQTQQYSATKFLRDPYGPPAVPGIYFRYDLEGLEMTVHKSYRSLVSFLVRLCAVLGGMWVFSSYGLRTMHHLQGAVQLLSMRFRGAHETPDTRAKPFDDAPRAPSTWDTSQSSGYATGTPHYSANLQAHPAHRTPSNPYN; encoded by the exons ATGCATTTCAAGCagtcgtcgcgcggcggcctcgtgacggtgctggtgctgtTGACCATGCTGATCATGGCGTACACAGAGCTGTGTGACTACTGGTCGCCCCACTACTTATATACCTTTTCGAACGCGGACCACATGTCGAGCAATATGCAGATCAACTTGGATATGACCGTCGCCGTGCCATGCCGAG ATGTCACGGTCGATTTGCGCGATGTCACGGGTGAGTCTGTGCACTATATGCCGGCGAATATAGCCAAGGATTCGACCGAgttcctcgcgcagaaAGAGCGCGCTGACACGTACGTCCTTCTCCTCTCTCACACCAGCCGCCGTAAAAAGATGCGCCTGGCGCaatttgtgcgcaagccAAACACGCGCCACCCCATTGACCGCATCTCGAAGCGTGTATCCAAGTACGGCGCAAATGATCCTGCCACGGGCTTTGCACCGACAAACCCCCTTGTGCCGGACGGCGAAGCGTGCCGCGTCTACGGAAcgctgcttgtgcggcgcgtcacCGGGAACTTGCACATCACCGTAGTCAACAAGCAGATGTGGTCTGGCATGCCGGGTGGGACGTGGAGCAACACATCGCATGCGATTCACGAATTGAGCTTTGGCGTGCTGTACCCCGACATGGCCGAGCCGCTCGACTCGATGGTGACGGTTGCGCCGGAAGTCGGGGCCGTGTTTCAGTACTTTATCAGTGTCGTGCCCACGCGCTATCTGAGGAATGGCAAGACCGAGGTCCAGACGCAGCAGTATAGTGCGACCAAGTTCCTCCGCGATCCGTACGGGCCTCCTGCCGTCCCCGGCATCTACTTCCGCTACGATCTGGAAGGGCTCGAGATGACCGTGCACAAGAGCTACCGCTCTCTTGTTTCGTTCCTTGTGCGATTGTgtgccgtgctcggcggcatGTGGGTTTTTTCGAGCTACGGActgcgcacgatgcacCACCTGCAGGGAGCCGTGCAGCTCCTCTCTATGCGctttcgcggcgcacatgAAACTCCCGACACACGCGCCAAGCCATTTGACGATGCGCCCCGAGCTCCGTCGACGTGGGACACGAGCCAAAGCAGCGGCTATGCTACCGGCACGCCCCACTACAGCGCTAatttgcaggcgcatcctgcgcacCGTACCCCAAGTAACCCGTATAATTAA
- the PTC7 gene encoding protein-serine/threonine phosphatase (COG:T; antiSMASH:Cluster_1; BUSCO:EOG09263I4U; EggNog:ENOG503NX30) → MIRSTRPWRPGCAAADTFKRFVVPNAPARAVVPVKRPFTATAHKLGAESLMSQIVTAYAFAAKPRETPEQSGEDKNVPLEKELIGKIDPESELGKWRADLLEGGDAGEDALMISKSSSCESVMMGVADGVGGWTESGIDPSHFSNALLYYATQYVEKQASFPSPKAVLEHAFARVTQDALVTAGSSTVCLLTLDALKGKLYSANIGDSGYVHLRPNEEPEGRLEVVGQSPAQLYGFNTPYQLAKVPEEMRGPGSLSNTPQDALVEEEELKAGDMVLVMTDGFLDNVHCKLPPKEALTHDAPQRPELLQLLDMLQDKHREHWATRKHPSTVLEEKQDFTNIVASTLMQYARLCQSTEEKVSPFQLDAARYGIYYPGGKVDDIALVCATVV, encoded by the coding sequence ATGATCCGCAGCACTCGTCCGTGGCGGCCTGGGTGTGCAGCTGCTGATACGTTCAAGCGGTTTGTGGTGCCAAATGCGCCCGCACGCGCTGTTGTTCCGGTCAAGCGACCGTTTACCGCGACTGCACACAAACTCGGTGCCGAGTCGCTCATGTCCCAGATTGTGACTGCGTACGCATTTGCTGcaaagccgcgcgagaCGCCGGAGCAGAGCGGTGAAGATAAAAATGTACCGCTGGAGAAAGAGCTCATCGGCAAGATTGATCCCGAAAGCGAGCTTGGCAAATGGCGCGCCGATCTTTTGGAGGGTGGTGACGCCGGCGAAGACGCGCTGATGATTTCCAAGTCCAGTAGCTGCGAGTCTGTGATGATGGGTGTGGCAGATGGTGTCGGAGGTTGGACAGAGTCTGGCATCGACCCGTCGCACTTTTCAAACGCACTCTTGTACTATGCGACGCAATACGTCGAAAAACAAGCGTCGTTTCCTTCGCCCAAGGctgtgctcgagcatgctTTTGCACGGGTTACTCAGGATGCATTGGTCACTGCGGGCAGCTCGACCGTGTGTCTATTGACATTGGATGCGCTAAAAGGCAAGCTGTACAGCGCCAACATTGGCGACTCTGGGTACGTTCATCTGCGTCCAAACGAGGAACCCGAGGGGCGACTTGAGGTGGTCGGCCAGTCGCCTGCGCAGCTGTACGGATTCAACACGCCCTACCAACTTGCAAAAGTCCCCGAGGAAATGCGCGGGCCGGGGTCCCTCTCAAATACACCGCAAGATGCGCTCgtggaggaagaggagctcAAGGCTGGCGATATGGTACTGGTGATGACCGACGGGTTCCTAGATAATGTACATTGCAAGCTTCCTCCAAAGGAGGCACTTACACACGATGCTCCACAGCGTCCCGAactcttgcagctgctcgataTGCTGCAGGATAAACACAGGGAGCATTGGGCAACACGCAAGCACCCATCGACGGTGTTGGAAGAGAAGCAAGACTTTACCAATATCGTTGCTTCCACATTGATGCAGTACGCCCGCCTGTGTCAGTCGACGGAGGAAAAGGTGAGTCCATTCCAGCtagatgcggcgcgctaTGGTATTTATTATCCCGGCGGCAAGGTGGACGATATTGCGCTTGTGTGTGCTACCGTGGTATAA
- a CDS encoding uncharacterized protein (COG:U; COG:Y; MEROPS:MER0020214; antiSMASH:Cluster_1; EggNog:ENOG503NW7H) gives MFGAQSFTGFGQQNQGANNTTQSAGGGMFGQATPGGFGTAFGQSTTPAFGQTPPATTPAFGQPASTPGQPAPFSFGQNTAGSSFGAPKPAAGFGTFGASTAPPAQTSFGTFGGAAQPPKTAFGAAPAPGTAFNAPSSTPGFFGQQAAPQPNAFGPFGAAAVPAQPSVTQGSATVPFAPFREDATPNEPKAHAKSWDVHQSISSMPAYASMSPEELRLQDYQQGRQKGTTGPGAAPGAAPAFGYGAQPAQGAQPAFGQSQPQGSMFGQPSAAPNAFGQPAPSAAPSTGMFGAQNNAGTGMFGANKPAGSAFGAAPTSLFGQNQAQNQSAAPFGQAQPPANFSFGASATQPSTSNFSFGANNAQGTQNRPLFSGAFGASSAQPAAQPAAPPATQQNTGFSFGASTPAGGVFGQNNATPQASTGAGTPSFSFGAKPAAPSSQPFGSAPGGPANTASTFGGFNTNTQNQNKPAFSFGTGSTPANTGPAPGGTSLFGQGTQPAGGLFNRPPANTIAPAPGTNPGTSGSTGFSFGQPAQPSGGTFGAKPAAPSTPLFGASAQPPAQGAPFSQPSQPAPSLGGSTAPSAQKPFFSFGNPSAGAPSTSLFGQSQPAQPSSLFGQSQPAPQNNVFGQSMAKPLGASAPAPSLGTPPTLTTNPYGTDALLANTAPQAPLPFNVAPKNKPPLVSPFRSSPRNAVRVTRLRGATPALELGSARERTPFRESTPGPALARSTTPLRATSLFSGPSDAPSLSPQAFLPRSTSKRLVLHGDTSFGAAQRTRREATPLHISRARFSPAAERVVQSPAPDDTSAFVLPRAEPSAAPLPPPKHGDYATEPSLAALRALQYDELAAVPDFVVRRLGFGEVAFLEPVDLTTVPDLGYIAGGVVQLRAKECFVYPQDDDLASDTPLDGLKHGYVPVPKSPLGQGLNVPARVSLEGCWPLDRATREPLRDASLPRVKQHITKLKNKKETEFVSYDAAAGTWTFIVQHFSRYGLDDSDDETPSSPSDDSPPPMQLGDSDSSTLRESELSEQDEEEDWAPAMRDAPLRSTAVPDVVRMQRQSTEARKVHVMRASFFGQAPPSQGPAGGMMYGPRSGSVVPGMDAEIGAAEVAEVAGFAGFAGAAGAADADADAADADAADADAADAPAPSTSPVSHVRVPLPDSILNQGLFSRDPALSFARSFRIGWGPRLVYVDNGTQHAPHLLSTLRMRCVERAQSVVSAATPLLETQLHNAVISTLDGIPFAQPKPGTRFATIAQLYAPDDKRYDAQLWHLGAALFDPIELHIAHAPSLQTRVEQLRRKAAFSAWLARAVAGQVQNDVRAHVAASRKPELVFAYMTGYQIEQAADAALEAHDPRLATLVAQAGGDAATRAYLAEQLDVWRAEHVDPFIAPPMRRVYELLSGNVLSTPPDAQNASLAIAHGLDWRRALGLHVWYAVPWEAQLKASVDSYEAALTRHGDTAPPLPAYRDATHLGVLARRALAQHPETEWDAMYELLKLHVDPAYPLERALDARSFGPSAVDHTLPWHVYVLLARALRLRDFTDAEEDAVPGAPLPKSEQGARLTLAYAAQLEASGAWTWAAFVLLYLEHASVRASALHALLQRNSAALDDEAAFLAVLQIPSAWCWEAKAVAAHAANDYYREYQCWLEAGALSAAHRIAVTYLAPEAFVRGDPALLVELFSPFQRAEQAARENQRPFTVQHWNEGGRVFLDYAALPQLLPPLMAKAVGGALDSSERHALQQATERTHALVAATLHLFPASDTNVMCTVARTEMLAVLHNLARLLASHALAPEPEVHWTVAHPPEIEQLQAAAADMTAAVLASVE, from the coding sequence ATGTTTGGTGCTCAGTCGTTCACGGGCTTTGGCCAGCAGAACCAGGGCGCGAACAACACGACGCAGAGTGCAGGCGGCGGCATGTTTGGACAAGCCACGCCGGGCGGCTTCGGCACGGCGTTTGGCCAAAGCACCACGCCTGCGTTTGGCCAAACGCCGCCCGCGACGACGCCCGCGTTCGGACAGCCTGCCAGCACGCCTGGGCAGCCTGCTCCGTTCTCGTTCGGGCAAAATACGGCAGGCAGctcgtttggcgcgccgaagccCGCCGCTGGCTTCGGCACATTTGGCGCTTCGACTGCCCCGCCTGCGCAAACGAGCTTTGGAACgtttggcggcgccgcacagccGCCAAAGACCGCgtttggcgctgcgcctgcgccaggCACGGCCTTCAATGCGCCTAGCAGCACGCCGGGCTTTTTCGGGCAgcaggccgcgccgcagcccaaCGCATTCGGCCCattcggcgccgcggccgtcCCGGCGCAGCCCTCGGTGACCCAGGGAAGCGCCACGGTGCCTTTTGCGCCGTTCCGCGAAGACGCTACGCCGAACGAGCCGAAGGCACACGCCAAAAGCTGGGATGTCCACCAGTCCATCTCGTCCATGCCCGCGTATGCAAGCATGAGCCCCGAAGAATTGCGTCTGCAGGACTACCAGCAAGGCAGGCAAAAAGGCACGACTGGgcccggcgctgcgcccggcgctgcgcccgcgTTTGGctacggcgcgcagccagcgcaaggcgcgcagccCGCCTTTGGTCAGTCGCAGCCCCAGGGCAGCATGTTTGGGcagcccagcgccgcgcccaatGCATTCGGCCAGccggcgcccagcgcggcgccgagcacgggCATGTTTGGCGCACAGAACAATGCCGGCACGGGCATGTTTGGTGCAAACAAGCCGGCCGGAAGCGCTttcggcgcagcgccgaccTCCCTTTTCGGCCAGAACCAAGCACAAAAccaaagcgctgcgccttttGGCCAGGCGCAGCCGCCGGCCAACTTCTCGttcggcgcaagcgcgacgcagccgAGCACGAGCAACTTTTCTTTCGGCGCCAACAATGCCCAAGGCACACAGAACAGGCCGCTCTTTTCCGGCGCCTTTGGCGCGTCCTCGGCACAGCCCGCGGCACAGCCAGCCGCACCGCCAGCCACACAGCAAAACACGGGCTTTTCTTTCGGCGCATCCACGCCGGCCGGCGGCGTCTTTGGCCAAAACAACGCCACGCCGCAGGCCAGCAccggcgcaggcacgcccAGCTTTTCCTTTGGCGCCAAGCCCGCCGCACCGAGCTCCCAGCCTTTCGGGAGCGCGCCGGGAGGCCCGGCCAATACGGCGAGCACGTTTGGTGGTTTCAATACGAACACGCAAAACCAAAACAAGCCTGCGTTTTCTTTTGGCACGGGCAGCACGCCTGCCAATACCGGCCCTGCGCCGGGGGGCACGTCGCTCTTTGGCCAAGGCACACAGCCCGCCGGCGGCCTCTTTAATCGCCCTCCGGCCAACACCATCGCGCCTGCGCCCGGCACGAATCCAGGCACAAGCGGGAGCACCGGCTTCAGCTTCGGCCAGCCAGCCCAGCCGAGCGGCGGCACGTTTGGCGCGAAGCCCGCGGCGCCCAGCACCCCGCTTTtcggcgcaagtgcgcagCCGCCCGCACAGGGCGCGCCATTTTCCCAGCCGAGCCAGCCTGCCCCTTCGCTGGGTGGGAGCACGGCGCCTAGCGCCCAAAAGCCTTTTTTTTCCTTTGGAAATcccagcgcaggcgcgccaagcacctcgCTCTTTGGCCAGAGCCAGCCTGCACAGCCGTCCAGTCTGTTTGGCCAAAGCCAGCCTGCACCCCAAAACAACGTCTTTGGCCAGAGCATGGCAAagccgctcggcgcgtcggcaccCGCGCCATCGCTTGGCACGCCGCCCACACTCACCACGAATCCATACGGCACCGACGCGCTTCTCGCCAacaccgcgccgcaagcgccgctgccttTTAATGTCGCGCCGAAAAACAAGCCCCCGCTCGTTTCTCCGTTCCGCTCTTCGCCGCGCAACGCCGTGCGTGTGACAAGACTGCGTGGCGCGACGCCCGCACTCGAGCTAGGCTCTGCACGCGAACGCACGCCTTTCCGCGAAAGCACGCCGGGGCCTGCCTTGGCGCGGAGCACAACGCCCCtccgcgcgacgagccTCTTTAGCGGCccgagcgatgcgccctCCTTATCGCCCCAGGCTTTCCTTCCGCGCTCCACAAgcaagcgccttgtccTCCACGGCGACACGAgctttggcgcggcgcagcgcacgcgccgcgaagcaACCCCGCTTCACATTtcccgcgcgcgcttttctcctgccgccgagcgcgtcgtgcaatCGCCCGCGCCGGACGATACGAGCGCATTTGTgcttccgcgcgcagagcctagcgccgcgccgttGCCCCCGCCAAAGCACGGCGACTACGCCACGGAGCCGAGtttggccgcgctgcgtgcgctgcagtacGACGAGCTTGCTGCTGTGCCGGATTTCGTCGTGCGCAGGCTTGGGTTCGGCGAAGTTGCTTTTCTCGAGCCCGTCGACCTTACCACTGTGCCTGATCTCGGCTACATTGCAGGCGGCGTTGTCCAGCTGCGTGCGAAAGAGTGCTTTGTGTACCCACAGGACGACGACCTCGCATCAGATACGCCGCTCGATGGCCTCAAGCATGGCTacgtgcctgtgccgaAATCCCCGCTCGGCCAAGGACTCAATGTTCCCGCGCGTGTATCGCTTGAAGGATGCTGGCCGCTCGACCGCGCAACgcgcgagccgctgcgcgatgcatccttgccgcgcgtgaAGCAGCACATTACGAAGCTAAAGAACAAAAAAGAAACAGAGTTTGTTTCCTACGACGCTGCCGCAGGGACGTGGACGTTTATTGTGCAGCACTTTTCGCGCTATGGGCTAGACGATAGCGACGACGAGACGCCGTCAAGCCCGAGCGACGattcgccgccgccgatgcAGCTTGGCGATAGCGATAGCagtacgctgcgcgaaagCGAGCTTTCCGAGCaggacgaagaagaggacTGGGCGCCTGCtatgcgcgatgcgccatTGCGTAGCACGGCAGTGCCGGATGTTGTGCGGATGCAAAGGCAGAGTACAGAGGCACGCAAGGTGCATGTTATGCGCGCGAGTTTTTTTGGGCAGGCGCCTCCGAGCCAGGGACCGGCTGGAGGCATGATGTATGGTCCCCGCAGTGGGAGTGTAGTGCCTGGAATGGATGCTGAAATCGGTGCCGCTGAAGTTGCTGAAGTTGCTGGATTTGCTGGATTTGCTGgagctgctggagctgcCGATGCTGATGCTGATGCcgccgatgccgatgccgccgatgccgatgccgcCGATGCACCCGCTCCTTCCACATCCCCCGTTTCCCACGTCCGAGTCCCATTGCCCGACTCGATCCTAAACCAAGGCCTCTTTTCACGTGATCCTGCACTCTCGTTTGCGCGTAGTTTTCGCATCGGTTGGGGCCCCCGCCTCGTCTATGTGGACAAcggcacgcagcacgcCCCCCATCTTCTCAGCACActgcgcatgcgctgcgtcgAGCGTGCACAGAGCGTCGTGAGCGCGGCAACGCCTCTCCTCGAAacgcagctgcacaacGCCGTGATTTCCACGCTTGATGGCATCCCATTTGCCCAACCCAAACCCGGTACTCGCTTTGCCACGATTGCACAGCTCTATGCCCCTGACGATAAGCGCTACGATGCACAGCTCTGGCACCTcggtgccgcgctctttgaTCCCATCGAGCTCCATATCGCCCACGCGCCATcgctgcagacgcgcgtcgagcagttgcgccgcaaagcggCTTTCTCTGCatggcttgcgcgcgccgtcgccggCCAAGTGCAAAACGATGTGCGTGCCCATGTCGCAGCCTCGCGCAAGCCCGAGCTTGTGTTTGCCTACATGACCGGCTACCAAATCGAACAAGCcgccgacgcggcgctcgaggcgcatGATCCTCGGCTCGCCACGCTTGTTGCACAGGCAGGCGGCGACGCTGCCACGCGCGCAtaccttgccgagcagctcgatgtctggcgcgccgaacATGTCGATCCATTcatcgcgccgcccatgcgccgcgtgtaCGAACTGCTTTCCGGCAATGTTCTCAGCACGCCGCCCGACGCGCAAAACGCCTCGCTcgccattgcgcacggcctcgattggcggcgtgcgctgggccTCCACGTATGGTACGCCGTGCCGTGGGAAGCGCAGCTCAAGGCAAGCGTCGATAGCTACGAAGCGGCACTCACGCGCCACGGCGACACTGCACCGCCGCTTCCCGCGTACCGCGATGCTACCCACCTCGGtgtgctcgcgcgccgtgcgctcgcacagCACCCCGAGACGGAGTGGGACGCCATGTACGAACTGCTCAAGCTCCACGTCGATCCAGCCTACccgctcgagcgcgcccttgacgcgcgcagtttTGGCCCGAGCGCCGTCGACCATACGCTGCCTTGGCACGTGTATgtgcttcttgcgcgcgcgcttcgcctgCGCGACTTCACCGACGCCGAAGAGGACGCCGtgccgggcgcgccgctgcccaagagcgagcaaggcgcgcggctcaCGTTGGCCTatgctgcacagctcgaggcgagcggcgcgtggacCTGGGCCGCATTTGTCCTTCTCTACTTGGAGCACGCTTCTGTGCGTGCATCTGCGCTCCACGCactcttgcagcgcaacagcgccgcgctcgacgacgaggcCGCCTTCTTGGCAGTCCTCCAAATCCCCAGCGCGTGGTGCTGGGAAGCGAAggcggtggcggcgcacgccgccaacGACTACTACCGCGAGTACCAGTGCTGGCTCGAGGCCGGCGCGCTGAGTGCGGCACACCGCATTGCCGTCACGTACCTTGCACCCGAGGCATTTGTCCGCGGCGATcccgcgctgcttgtcgagctcTTTTCGCcgttccagcgcgcggagcaagctgctcgcgagAACCAGCGTCCGTTTACCGTGCAGCACTGGAACGAGGGGGGTCGTGTGTTTTTGGACTATGCTGCactgccgcagctgctgccgccgctcaTGGCCAAGGCGGTGGGAGGCGCCTTGGATTCTTCCGAGCGTCACGCATTGCAGCAGGCGACAGAGCGCACACATGCTCTGGtcgccgcgacgctgcatttgTTTCCTGCCTCCGATACAAATGTGATGTGCACGGTCGCTCGCACAGAGATGCTGGCTGTGCTGCACAACCTTGCGCGGCTCCTCGCGAGTCATGCACTTGCCCCTGAGCCCGAGGTGCACTGGACCGTGGCGCATCCTCCCGAaatcgagcagctgcaagcggcggctGCGGATATGACCGCggccgtgcttgcgtcAGTAGAGTAG
- the KEL3 gene encoding Kelch repeat-containing protein 3 (antiSMASH:Cluster_1; EggNog:ENOG503NW5U; COG:S), producing MGKAAKGAGKAAAKAAKKAKQEKLAERRATKQAKGGKSKSKGQVEEEDLDALLEQYRAEWEEAHASAEEKAGVLPSRRANATFTPCPLGNDLWMFGGEYFDGEKCLFYQDLFRYIPEKNEWRTYASHTQPGPRSAHQVVASPAGGGQLWCFGGEFASMRQTNFHHYRDLWVYSIAQRVWERVDTKVRPSGRSGHRMAMWKHFIVLFGGFVDTGVRTSYLQDLWVFDTLEYKWHEIKQNDFRRPSARSGFSLLPTPEGIVLYGGYCKKYIKGQRTQGMALDDAWMLHMDEDLLKLEWSKRRKIGYAPNPPRSGCTMALWANRNTGVLFGGVTDTENDEESMESTFWNDLFGYQMTGNGRWISLNLRKPKKKGEEDVDPRNALPLMRYNTMLAVQRNTLYIYGGIFESGEREYTLDDFYTIDLSKMNHVECLRACPIEKLEWNESESEDEGDDDDDDDDDDDDEEEDEMEMEPEGVEADTVPEHEDAEMLTLDAIDLHDVDLDEDGTDPAQRKAELKQKLALRQEATKFIGVSKNTERSEEDILSTPEPGEVLQTFYLRTKQYWTMRAFECTQGASRGKQLRRDGFDVRTECDSRQLAEKRFMEYKPILEEIEHIRAEAGIEEEDSSAQTRRAAGTGTESRHRR from the exons ATGGGAAAAGCGGCGAAAGGCGCAGGGAAGGCGGCGGCCAAGGCGGCAAAAAAGGCCAAGCAGGAAaag cttgccgagcggcgcgcgaccaAGCAGGCAAAAGGCGGCAAAAGCAAAAGCAAAGGACAAGTGGAGGAGGAGGACTTGGACGCACTTCTGGAGCAGTACCGTGCAGAGTGGGAGGAGGCGCATGCGTCCGCAGAGGAGAAAGCAGGCGTTTTGccgagcaggcgcgcgaatgcCACCTTTACGCCGTGCCCTTTGGGAAACGATCTATGGATGTTTGGGGGCGAGTACTTTGACGGAGAAAA GTGTCTATTTTATCAGGACCTCTTCCGGTACATTCCCGAGAAGAACGAGTGGCGCACGTATGCAAGTCATACACAGCCTGGACCGCGGTCGGCTCATCAAGTAGTCGCGTCGCCTGCAGGGGGCGGCCAGCTTTGgtgctttggcggcgaGTTTGCAAGCATGCGCCAAACCAACTTTCACCATTACCGCGATCTTTGGGTATACTCTATTGCACAACGTGTTTGGGAGCGTGTTGATACCAAGGTGCGGCCAAGTGGGCGCAGCGGGCACCGTATGGCCATGTGGAAGCACTTTATTGTGCTGTTTGGCGGCTTTGTCGATAcgggcgtgcgcacgtccTACCTCCAGGATCTGTGGGTGTTTGATACACTCGAGTACAAGTGGCACGAGATCAAGCAAAATGATTTCCGGCGGCCGTCTGCACGGAGTGGATTTTCCTTGCTGCCGACGCCCGAGGGGATTGTCCTGTACGGTGGATACTGCAAAAAGTATATCAAAggccagcgcacgcagggAATGGCACTTGACGATGCGTGGATGCTGCATATGGACGAAGATCTATTGAAACTGGAATGgtcgaagcgccgcaagatcGGATACGCTCCAAACCCGCCTCGTTCGGGGTGTACGATGGCGCTGTGGGCGAATAGGAACACGGGCGTACTGTTCGGCGGCGTGACGGACACGGAGAACGACGAGGAATCGATGGAGAGCACATTTTGGAATGATTTGTTTGGCTACCAAATGACAGGAAATGGCCGCTGGATCAGCCTTAATTTGCGCAAACCCAAGAAGAAAGGGGAGGAGGATGTGGATCCACGCAATGCGCTACCGCTTATGCGGTACAATACCATGCTTGCCGTACAGCGAAATACCTTGTACATCTACGGCGGAATCTTTGAGAgtggcgagcgcgagtATACCCTGGATGATTTCTACACCATCGACCTGTCCAAGATGAATCATGTCGAGTGTCTGAGGGCCTGTCCGATTGAGAAGCTGGAATGGAACGAGTCTGAATCGGAGGATGAgggcgacgacgacgacgatgacgacgacgacgacgacgatgaagaagaggacgagATGGAGATGGAGCCAGAAGGCGTCGAGGCAGACACTGTGCCAGAGCACGAAGACGCGGAGATGCTTACCCTCGATGCTATCGACTTGCACGACGTGGACCTTGACGAAGACGGTACTGACCCTGCGCAACGAAAAGCCGAACTTAAGCAAAAACTAGCGCTACGTCAAGAGGCGACCAAGTTTATCGGCGTCTCGAAGAACACGGAGCGGTCCGAAGAGGATATCCTATCGACGCCCGAGCCAGGCGAAGTTTTACAAACGTTCTATTTGCGCACAAAGCAGTACTGGACCATGCGTGCGTTCGAATGCACAcaaggcgcgtcgcgcggcaaacAATTGCGCCGTGATGGATTCGATGTGCGTACAGAATGCGACTCACGACAGCTTGCCGAGAAGCGATTCATGGAGTACAAACCGATTCTCGAAGAGATTGAGCACATACGTGCAGAGGCGGGCATCGAAGAGGAAGATTCGAGCGCacaaacgcgccgcgccgccggcacCGGCACCGAAAGCCGGCACCGCCGctga
- the JAC1 gene encoding molecular chaperone (EggNog:ENOG503P1Z9; BUSCO:EOG09264XM2; antiSMASH:Cluster_1; COG:O), protein MHLSWAGRVVARAQPSALGARILVRHATNDALQRLPSDIDYYTLLDVQDTPNHGWTIDLAQLKGQWRKKQAQLHPDRLVSRPAAEQHLGAEQSALVNKAYETLRSPLLRATYLLQREGIDAVEEASSLEDPAFLMDVMELQEALEEADNQETVDQVGVAASGRMDAVLTGLEHAFAQEPRDLEQVKSLAVQLRYWTNIEKAVREWQG, encoded by the coding sequence ATGCATCTTTCGTGGGCGGGTCGTGTGgtggcgcgtgcgcagccgAGTGCGTTGGGTGCGCGCATACTAGTGCGTCACGCTACCAAcgacgcactgcagcgATTGCCGTCGGATATCGATTACTATACACTGCTGGATGTGCAAGATACACCGAACCACGGCTGGACAATCGATCTGGCGCAGCTCAAGGGCCAGTGGCGCAAGAAACAGGCACAGCTGCACCCCGACCGACTTGTGTCGCGGCctgctgccgagcagcatCTCGGTGCGGAGCAAAGTGCGCTGGTGAACAAGGCGTACGAGACGTTGCGCAGCCCATTGCTTCGCGCAACATAtctcttgcagcgcgaagGCATTGATGCAGTCGAGGAGGCGAGTTCCTTGGAAGATCCAGCGTTCTTGATGGATGTCATGgagctgcaagaggcgctggaGGAGGCGGACAATCAGGAGACGGTGGACCAGGTTGGTGTCGCGGCGAGTGGGCGAATGGACGCGGTGCTGACAGGGCTTGAGCATGCGTTTGCGCAGGAGCCCAGGGATCTGGAACAAGTCAAGAGTCTGGCAGTACAGCTGCGGTACTGGACGAATATCGAAaaggccgtgcgcgagtgGCAAGGATAG